From Lysinibacillus sp. SGAir0095, the proteins below share one genomic window:
- the ltrA gene encoding group II intron reverse transcriptase/maturase, translating to MDMKEQDGINLIDKVIANNNLWRAYKKVKANNGAPGVDGITVVQLKSHMKKYYEPLKRKLKDGTYQPQPVKRVAIPKPDGSKRYLGIPCVLDRVVQQAILQVIEPIIDPHFSEYSFGFRKGRNAHQAIKSAQQYYEEGYRVVVDCDLKSYFDTIHHQRLRAYLEEFISDKIVLKLIWKFLRSGILDRDIYIETKDGAPQGGPLSPILANVYLNKLDRELEKREHRFIRYADDFVIYVKSVRAGERVMESIKKYIEDDLHLTINQKKSKVCGATSATFLGFNIQNLMGKSDADQVSRPSNDSKTS from the coding sequence ATGGATATGAAAGAACAGGATGGTATCAATTTAATCGATAAAGTCATTGCAAATAACAATCTCTGGAGAGCATACAAGAAAGTAAAAGCAAATAATGGTGCACCAGGGGTTGATGGAATTACAGTAGTACAATTAAAGTCACACATGAAGAAATACTACGAACCTCTTAAAAGGAAGCTAAAAGATGGAACTTACCAACCTCAACCAGTCAAAAGAGTTGCCATACCAAAACCGGACGGTTCTAAACGATATCTAGGAATACCTTGCGTTTTAGATAGAGTCGTTCAACAAGCTATTCTTCAAGTAATTGAACCGATTATAGACCCACACTTTTCAGAATATAGTTTTGGATTTCGGAAAGGTAGAAACGCCCACCAAGCTATTAAATCAGCACAACAATATTACGAAGAAGGTTATCGAGTTGTAGTAGACTGTGATTTGAAAAGTTACTTCGACACAATACATCATCAAAGGTTAAGAGCGTATTTAGAAGAATTCATATCAGATAAAATTGTTTTAAAATTAATATGGAAATTCCTTCGTTCAGGTATTCTTGACCGAGATATCTATATCGAAACGAAAGATGGTGCTCCGCAAGGTGGACCTTTGTCTCCTATTTTAGCAAATGTCTATTTAAATAAACTAGATAGAGAATTAGAAAAGAGAGAACATCGTTTTATTAGATATGCGGATGATTTCGTCATCTATGTGAAAAGTGTTCGAGCTGGGGAGCGGGTAATGGAAAGTATCAAGAAATACATCGAGGATGACCTACATTTAACAATTAACCAAAAGAAAAGTAAGGTTTGTGGTGCAACATCAGCAACATTCCTCGGCTTTAATATTCAAAATTTAATGGGAAAGTCGGATGCCGACCAAGTAAGTCGGCCAAGCAACGATTCAAAGACAAGTTAA
- a CDS encoding PepSY domain-containing protein, translated as MTSYTKWMISLVILMITVTVFVIWLIQERFFETTEDLTVHEAEEIIMNLYGGSVESIEEKNDIYYMTVLRNNLAYDFQIDSETGNILQLNKVDGNKLPDMSANVKTIEEIRTLLNGQQKGTIHSISYQDVGEQPQYAVEITEQETLKTLIINAITGEILSEKVKQQNSSATHTVTIISSEEAKQIALSQLIGTVEDVVYEDASDGGYYLVEIDGENQEATFQINAVTGKIISVSNQDDDDDEDSDSEDSRDENDDD; from the coding sequence ATGACAAGTTATACTAAATGGATGATTTCTTTAGTCATACTGATGATTACCGTTACTGTGTTTGTCATTTGGCTTATTCAAGAGCGCTTTTTTGAAACAACCGAAGACTTAACTGTGCATGAGGCAGAGGAGATAATTATGAACCTCTATGGCGGCTCTGTCGAATCTATTGAGGAAAAGAATGATATTTACTATATGACAGTCCTTAGAAATAATCTAGCCTATGATTTTCAAATCGATTCGGAAACTGGCAATATACTTCAACTAAATAAGGTTGACGGCAATAAGTTACCGGATATGTCGGCCAACGTTAAAACCATCGAGGAAATTCGCACGTTACTAAATGGTCAACAAAAAGGGACTATTCATTCTATTAGCTATCAGGATGTTGGCGAGCAACCACAATATGCAGTTGAAATAACAGAACAAGAGACATTAAAAACCCTTATAATTAACGCCATTACAGGTGAAATACTCTCTGAAAAAGTGAAACAACAAAATTCATCTGCTACCCATACTGTAACAATTATTTCTAGTGAGGAAGCAAAACAAATTGCCCTTTCACAACTTATTGGGACGGTGGAAGATGTTGTTTATGAAGATGCTAGTGATGGAGGCTATTATCTGGTTGAAATAGACGGAGAAAATCAGGAAGCGACATTCCAAATAAATGCTGTTACTGGAAAAATCATCTCAGTGTCCAACCAAGATGATGATGACGATGAAGATAGTGACTCTGAAGATAGCAGAGACGAAAATGACGATGATTAG
- a CDS encoding group II intron maturase-specific domain-containing protein, whose amino-acid sequence MSGTFEEIVKKINQITTGWINYYGISRMKKFIFETQKWLNHRLRQLIWKRWKKPKTKYKMLRKYGTNHDDAMKLANSRKGYWRISRSEILQRAITKDRLIKWKLKDISLLYEQRYLKG is encoded by the coding sequence ATGAGTGGAACTTTTGAAGAAATAGTAAAGAAAATTAATCAAATCACAACTGGATGGATTAATTACTATGGGATCTCAAGAATGAAGAAATTCATTTTTGAAACTCAGAAATGGTTAAACCATCGATTAAGACAACTCATATGGAAGAGATGGAAGAAACCAAAGACTAAATATAAGATGCTTCGTAAATATGGAACTAACCATGATGACGCAATGAAATTAGCAAACTCCCGTAAGGGATATTGGAGAATATCACGAAGTGAAATCCTCCAACGAGCAATAACAAAAGATAGGCTCATAAAGTGGAAACTAAAAGACATCTCCTTACTTTATGAGCAACGATACTTAAAAGGTTGA
- the purB gene encoding adenylosuccinate lyase: protein MIERYTRPEMGAIWTEENKFKAWLEVEILACEAWAELGEIPKEDVALLRQNASFDINRIYEIEQETRHDVVAFTRAVSETCGEERKWVHYGLTSTDVVDTALSYLIKQANDILRQDIVNFINILTEKAKEYKYTVMMGRTHGVHAEPTTFGLKLALWREEMKRNLERFDIAAQVIETGKMSGAVGTYANIDPFVEQYVCEKLGLQAAPISTQTLQRDRHAQYFSTLALIATSIEKFATEVRGLQKSETREVEEGFAKGQKGSSAMPHKRNPIGSENMTGIARLLRGYMLTAYENVSLWHERDISHSSAERVIIPDATIGLNYMLNRFGNIVKNLTVFPENMKRNMDRTFGLIYSQRILLALIDKGLAREEAYDTVQPLTAIAWDEQKQFRPLVEGNEKISSLLSKEEIDDCFDYNYHIKNVDMIFERLGLND, encoded by the coding sequence ATGATCGAACGTTATACACGTCCAGAAATGGGCGCAATTTGGACAGAAGAAAACAAATTTAAAGCTTGGTTGGAGGTTGAAATTTTAGCATGTGAAGCATGGGCTGAACTTGGCGAAATTCCGAAAGAAGACGTAGCATTACTTCGCCAAAATGCTTCATTTGATATTAACCGTATCTATGAAATCGAGCAAGAAACTCGCCACGATGTTGTAGCATTCACTCGTGCTGTTTCTGAAACTTGTGGAGAAGAACGCAAATGGGTTCACTACGGTTTAACTTCAACAGATGTAGTGGATACAGCTTTATCTTATTTAATCAAACAAGCGAACGATATTTTACGTCAAGATATCGTGAACTTCATCAACATCTTGACTGAAAAAGCAAAAGAATATAAATACACGGTGATGATGGGTCGTACCCATGGTGTACACGCTGAGCCAACGACATTCGGTTTAAAGCTTGCTCTATGGCGTGAAGAGATGAAACGTAACCTGGAACGTTTCGATATAGCGGCACAAGTAATCGAAACAGGTAAAATGTCAGGAGCAGTTGGAACTTATGCCAATATCGATCCTTTCGTTGAACAATATGTTTGTGAAAAATTAGGTCTACAAGCTGCACCAATCTCAACTCAAACATTGCAACGTGACCGTCATGCTCAATACTTCTCAACTTTAGCATTAATCGCAACGTCTATAGAAAAATTTGCAACAGAAGTACGCGGTCTACAAAAGTCAGAAACACGAGAAGTAGAAGAAGGATTTGCAAAAGGACAAAAGGGCTCTTCTGCAATGCCACATAAGCGTAATCCAATCGGTTCTGAAAATATGACAGGTATTGCACGACTTTTACGTGGTTATATGCTAACAGCTTATGAAAACGTATCGTTATGGCATGAACGTGATATTTCACATTCATCTGCAGAGCGTGTAATTATTCCAGATGCAACAATCGGCTTAAATTATATGTTAAACCGTTTTGGCAACATCGTGAAGAACTTAACGGTATTCCCTGAGAACATGAAACGCAATATGGATCGTACATTCGGCTTAATTTACTCACAACGTATTTTACTGGCTTTAATCGATAAAGGATTAGCACGTGAGGAAGCTTATGATACGGTTCAACCACTAACTGCTATTGCATGGGATGAACAAAAGCAATTCCGCCCATTAGTAGAAGGAAATGAAAAAATTTCTTCTTTATTATCGAAAGAAGAGATTGATGATTGCTTCGACTATAACTATCACATTAAAAATGTAGATATGATCTTTGAACGACTTGGACTAAACGACTAA
- the purK gene encoding 5-(carboxyamino)imidazole ribonucleotide synthase, producing MTKMIFPGQTIGIIGGGQLGRMMALSAKEAGYKIAVLEPTMDSPCGQVADIRIVAPYDDEAALEELADISDVITFEFENIDYEGLKRLTQIAYVPQGAELVRITQDRVTEKAAIVEAGCPVAPYIVAENYDELVNQIDRIGYPCIVKTSRGGYDGKGQQQLNSKEDLPLAKSLFEHSQCVAEGFVPFEKEISVIVQRNGQGETYCLPVGENIHVHHILHETIVPARIADETYNKAIDAAKKIADYLELVGTLAVEMFVLENGEIVINELAPRPHNSGHYSIEACNVSQFTQHIRAICGWPLRVPKLLQPSIMVNVLGQHVMPLSNSISKHPDWSIHLYGKTQAKVNRKMGHVTILTDKIDDTLYEIEHSGIWSE from the coding sequence ATGACAAAGATGATTTTTCCTGGACAGACGATAGGAATCATTGGTGGTGGACAATTAGGTCGTATGATGGCACTTTCAGCAAAAGAAGCTGGATATAAAATTGCTGTACTTGAGCCAACCATGGATTCTCCATGTGGGCAAGTTGCCGATATCCGAATTGTTGCTCCATATGATGATGAGGCGGCTTTAGAGGAATTAGCGGATATAAGTGACGTAATCACATTTGAATTTGAAAATATAGATTATGAAGGTTTAAAAAGATTAACACAGATTGCATATGTTCCACAGGGGGCGGAATTAGTTCGCATTACTCAAGATCGTGTAACAGAGAAGGCTGCAATTGTAGAAGCAGGTTGCCCAGTCGCACCATACATAGTAGCAGAAAATTACGATGAATTAGTGAATCAAATCGACAGAATTGGATATCCATGTATTGTGAAAACTTCACGTGGTGGCTATGATGGTAAAGGTCAACAACAATTAAATTCAAAAGAAGACCTGCCATTGGCAAAGAGCTTATTTGAGCATTCGCAATGTGTTGCCGAAGGGTTCGTTCCTTTTGAAAAAGAAATATCTGTCATTGTTCAGCGAAATGGACAAGGAGAAACTTATTGCCTTCCAGTTGGAGAGAATATCCATGTTCATCACATTTTACACGAAACAATTGTGCCAGCACGTATCGCGGATGAAACTTACAACAAAGCAATCGATGCTGCGAAGAAAATTGCTGATTATTTAGAGCTTGTTGGGACATTAGCGGTCGAAATGTTTGTATTAGAAAATGGTGAAATCGTTATTAATGAGCTTGCACCTAGACCACATAATTCGGGACACTACTCTATTGAGGCTTGTAATGTTTCTCAATTTACGCAACATATTCGTGCGATCTGTGGATGGCCACTTCGCGTACCTAAATTGCTGCAGCCATCGATTATGGTGAATGTATTAGGCCAGCACGTAATGCCACTAAGTAATTCAATTTCAAAGCATCCTGATTGGTCCATCCATCTTTATGGGAAGACTCAAGCAAAGGTGAATCGTAAAATGGGACATGTAACAATTTTGACAGATAAAATTGACGACACACTTTATGAAATCGAACATTCTGGCATCTGGTCAGAATAA
- the purS gene encoding phosphoribosylformylglycinamidine synthase subunit PurS: MTKVKIYVTLRESVLDPQGSAVQGSLAKMGYNEVQDIRIGKYLEVVIGDTERDLDSLVKEMCEKLLANTVIEDYRYEVEEAN; this comes from the coding sequence ATGACTAAAGTTAAAATTTACGTTACATTACGCGAAAGTGTACTTGATCCACAAGGTTCAGCTGTTCAAGGTTCCTTGGCGAAAATGGGCTACAACGAGGTGCAAGACATCCGTATCGGTAAGTATTTAGAGGTTGTAATTGGCGATACAGAACGTGATCTTGATTCTTTGGTAAAAGAAATGTGTGAAAAGCTTCTTGCAAATACAGTTATTGAAGATTACCGCTATGAAGTTGAGGAGGCTAACTAA
- a CDS encoding response regulator transcription factor gives MTYKILIIEDEENIARVLQLELEFEGYETDVAHTGTSGLIKYREGSFDLILLDLMLPEMHGLDVLKRIRATEQATPVILLTAKSEVEDKVKGLDLGANDYVTKPFEIDELLARIRNSIRFAKPKITEPLAEEKDDYLIRYGRLSIHEQTRDVLYFEKSVDLTPREYDLLLYLLKHPKQVLTREQILEAVWGFDYFGDTNVVDVYIRYLRQKLESANPTALIKTVRGVGYVLKESTHET, from the coding sequence ATGACATATAAAATATTAATTATTGAAGATGAAGAGAACATTGCACGTGTTCTACAGCTGGAGCTGGAGTTTGAAGGTTATGAAACAGATGTTGCTCATACAGGAACTAGCGGCTTGATTAAATACCGAGAAGGAAGTTTTGATTTAATACTCCTTGATTTAATGTTACCCGAGATGCATGGTCTGGACGTTTTAAAGAGAATCCGTGCTACAGAGCAAGCTACCCCTGTTATTTTATTAACAGCAAAAAGTGAAGTGGAAGATAAGGTAAAGGGTTTAGATCTCGGTGCAAACGATTATGTAACAAAGCCCTTTGAGATCGACGAATTATTAGCACGTATTCGAAACTCCATTCGCTTTGCTAAACCGAAAATTACTGAGCCGCTGGCAGAAGAAAAAGATGATTATCTAATACGCTATGGTCGCCTTTCTATTCATGAACAAACTCGTGATGTGCTTTACTTCGAAAAATCGGTGGACTTAACTCCAAGAGAATATGATTTGCTGCTTTACTTACTTAAACACCCAAAACAAGTACTAACACGAGAACAAATTTTAGAAGCTGTATGGGGCTTTGATTACTTTGGAGATACCAATGTAGTGGATGTTTATATTCGTTATCTTCGGCAAAAGCTGGAATCGGCAAATCCTACAGCTCTCATTAAAACTGTAAGGGGCGTTGGTTATGTATTAAAGGAGTCCACTCATGAAACTTAG
- the purQ gene encoding phosphoribosylformylglycinamidine synthase subunit PurQ produces MKFAVLVFPGSNCDIDMYHAIKDELGEEVEYVWHDATDLSEFDGVLVPGGFSYGDYLRCGAMANQSNVMAEVKKFAESGKPVLGVCNGFQILTEAGLLPGALLRNKNLKFMCRTVGLKVENNDTLFTNQYEVGQIINIPIAHGEGNYFCDDKTLAELKANNQIVFTYSGENPNGSLEDIAGIINEQGNVLGMMPHPERAVDALLGSDDGLKVFKSIVKMWRESHVS; encoded by the coding sequence ATGAAATTCGCAGTACTCGTTTTCCCTGGGTCAAACTGTGACATCGATATGTATCATGCTATTAAAGATGAACTAGGCGAAGAAGTAGAATACGTTTGGCATGACGCAACAGATTTAAGCGAATTTGATGGCGTATTAGTACCAGGCGGTTTCTCTTACGGTGACTATTTACGTTGTGGTGCAATGGCAAACCAATCAAACGTAATGGCAGAAGTGAAAAAGTTTGCTGAATCAGGCAAACCAGTACTAGGTGTCTGTAACGGATTCCAAATTTTAACTGAAGCAGGCTTACTTCCTGGAGCTTTACTTCGAAACAAAAACTTGAAATTCATGTGTCGTACAGTTGGGTTAAAAGTAGAAAACAACGATACATTGTTTACAAATCAATATGAAGTTGGCCAAATCATCAATATCCCAATCGCTCACGGAGAAGGAAATTACTTCTGTGATGACAAAACGCTAGCAGAACTAAAAGCAAACAATCAAATCGTATTTACATATTCAGGTGAAAATCCAAATGGCAGTCTTGAAGACATCGCCGGAATCATTAATGAACAGGGAAATGTACTTGGCATGATGCCTCACCCAGAACGTGCGGTGGATGCATTACTAGGTAGTGACGATGGTCTTAAGGTATTTAAATCTATTGTAAAAATGTGGAGGGAATCACATGTCAGCTAG
- a CDS encoding NETI motif-containing protein, translating into MGKKQIWFEVEENETIEQCLERMRDEGYMPMGRKEEPVFHLVEGEPTYLRQKIKFKGILLEE; encoded by the coding sequence ATGGGAAAAAAACAAATTTGGTTTGAAGTAGAAGAAAATGAAACCATTGAACAATGTTTAGAGAGGATGAGGGATGAAGGCTATATGCCGATGGGGCGTAAGGAAGAGCCTGTATTTCACCTTGTGGAGGGAGAACCAACATACTTACGTCAAAAGATTAAATTTAAAGGGATATTGCTAGAGGAATGA
- a CDS encoding cell wall metabolism sensor histidine kinase WalK: MKLRTKIHLFTTLLMVILLALMNSGVYVLYEQLAINTEYKQLKTRGEELLTSLNQLTDETATDPMIVLRAYMPSDGAVRVLNASGKQISSVNASLEIEKINLQLSKDENYANEEIDGIPFIMIETPAIWIDGSVVRLQMLQRLNEVANNADLLKLILVAVTTIIAIPLLLSNMALSRIILKPLERLNRTMKKSGTTGTYEKIEKAEVGKDELAEIGRTFNSMMEALETNFRKQEQFVSNASHELKTPLTVIESYAKLLLRRGFTNEKLSKEALEAIVNESGRMTDLIAQMLELAKNKELASLTIKQVDISLLLESTALQMRQAYNRTIELYGDSFLFVQLDEQKLKQLLFIILDNARKYSEDKIMITTTKHEKSISVAIQDFGEGIAEEHIPHLFDRFYRVSKDRNRKTGGTGLGLAIARELSERLQIYIEVQSELGVGTCFTLLIPFDLEINKGERK; encoded by the coding sequence ATGAAACTTAGGACGAAGATTCACCTCTTTACGACTTTGCTAATGGTCATTTTATTAGCATTGATGAATAGCGGAGTTTATGTGCTATATGAACAGCTTGCTATTAATACCGAATACAAGCAATTAAAAACTCGTGGTGAGGAACTTCTAACTTCTTTAAACCAATTAACGGATGAAACAGCAACAGATCCAATGATTGTTCTGCGCGCCTATATGCCAAGTGATGGTGCGGTTCGGGTCTTAAATGCGTCAGGGAAACAAATCAGTTCAGTCAATGCTTCTCTAGAAATCGAAAAAATCAACCTGCAATTAAGTAAAGATGAGAACTATGCCAATGAGGAAATAGATGGCATTCCATTCATTATGATTGAGACTCCTGCCATTTGGATTGATGGCAGTGTTGTAAGACTGCAGATGCTACAGCGATTAAATGAAGTTGCAAACAATGCCGATTTGTTAAAGCTAATTCTAGTTGCTGTTACTACAATAATAGCTATACCTCTTCTATTATCAAATATGGCCCTTAGTCGAATTATTTTAAAACCATTAGAGCGTTTAAATAGAACTATGAAAAAAAGCGGAACAACCGGTACCTATGAAAAAATCGAAAAAGCCGAAGTAGGTAAAGATGAGCTTGCAGAAATTGGTCGAACTTTTAACAGTATGATGGAGGCGCTTGAAACAAACTTCAGAAAGCAAGAACAATTTGTATCGAATGCTTCCCACGAACTTAAAACCCCTCTTACAGTGATTGAAAGCTATGCAAAGCTATTGTTACGAAGGGGCTTTACAAACGAAAAGCTATCGAAAGAAGCCTTAGAAGCAATTGTCAATGAATCAGGCCGTATGACTGATTTAATCGCTCAAATGCTGGAACTAGCGAAAAATAAGGAACTTGCTTCGCTTACTATAAAACAAGTTGATATCTCCCTTCTCCTTGAAAGTACAGCATTGCAAATGCGCCAGGCCTATAACAGAACAATTGAACTGTACGGTGATTCATTTCTATTTGTTCAATTGGACGAACAAAAACTGAAGCAGCTTTTATTTATTATTCTAGATAACGCACGTAAATATAGTGAAGATAAAATCATGATCACGACAACAAAGCATGAAAAATCAATTTCTGTTGCCATTCAAGATTTTGGTGAAGGTATTGCAGAAGAGCACATTCCTCATTTATTCGACCGATTTTACCGTGTGAGTAAGGATCGTAACAGAAAAACAGGAGGAACGGGGTTGGGTCTTGCAATTGCAAGAGAGTTATCTGAAAGACTTCAAATTTATATTGAAGTTCAGAGTGAATTAGGTGTAGGAACTTGCTTTACATTGTTGATTCCTTTCGATTTAGAAATAAATAAGGGGGAGCGCAAATGA
- the purE gene encoding 5-(carboxyamino)imidazole ribonucleotide mutase, with protein sequence MNPKIGVIMGSSSDWETMKHACDILDELQVPYEKQVVSAHRTPDLMFEYAEKARSRGIQVIIAGAGGAAHLPGMVAAKTTLPVIGVPVQSRALNGLDSLLSIVQMPGGVPVATVAIGKAGATNAGLLAAQILSIPDIELASRLEARREAIKAQVLESSGDLS encoded by the coding sequence ATGAATCCAAAAATCGGTGTTATTATGGGAAGTTCTAGTGATTGGGAAACGATGAAGCATGCATGCGATATTCTTGATGAGTTACAAGTACCTTACGAGAAACAAGTTGTTTCGGCACATCGTACACCCGATCTTATGTTTGAATATGCGGAAAAAGCACGTTCAAGAGGAATCCAAGTAATTATTGCTGGAGCAGGTGGAGCGGCACACTTACCAGGAATGGTAGCAGCTAAAACAACTTTACCTGTTATCGGTGTACCAGTTCAATCAAGAGCATTAAACGGTTTGGATTCATTGTTATCAATCGTACAAATGCCAGGTGGTGTACCAGTTGCAACGGTTGCAATTGGGAAAGCGGGGGCAACGAATGCGGGACTGCTGGCAGCTCAAATCCTATCAATTCCGGACATTGAATTAGCTAGTCGTCTTGAAGCACGCCGGGAAGCCATTAAGGCGCAAGTGCTAGAAAGTTCAGGTGATTTATCATGA
- the purC gene encoding phosphoribosylaminoimidazolesuccinocarboxamide synthase, whose protein sequence is MNKGQLLYEGKAKRLYQTEQEDILFVEYKNSATAFNGEKKAEIDGKGILNNRITTVIFEKLKTLGIDSHFVERISENEQLVRKVDIIPIEVVVRNIAAGSLAKRLGLEEGTPLNRTIVEFYYKDDALGDPMINNDHIDILGIATKEEVEILYQQGLKVNSVLQPIFEEVGVILVDFKLEFGRDKDRNVLLADEISPDTCRLWDAETKQKLDKDVFRRDLGNLTDVYEIILARLGGK, encoded by the coding sequence ATGAATAAAGGTCAGCTTTTATATGAAGGGAAAGCAAAACGTTTATACCAAACTGAACAAGAGGATATTTTGTTCGTAGAGTATAAAAATAGTGCTACTGCATTTAACGGTGAAAAGAAAGCAGAGATTGATGGAAAAGGTATACTAAACAACCGCATTACAACAGTAATTTTCGAAAAATTAAAAACGCTAGGAATTGATTCACACTTTGTGGAACGTATCTCTGAAAACGAACAGCTAGTTCGTAAGGTAGATATTATTCCAATCGAAGTAGTGGTTCGTAATATTGCTGCGGGTAGTCTTGCGAAACGACTTGGGCTTGAAGAAGGAACTCCATTAAACCGGACGATTGTAGAGTTTTATTATAAAGATGATGCCCTTGGTGACCCTATGATCAATAACGATCATATCGACATTTTAGGGATTGCTACGAAGGAAGAAGTCGAAATTCTCTATCAACAAGGTTTAAAGGTTAATAGTGTTCTTCAACCAATCTTTGAAGAAGTCGGCGTTATTTTAGTAGACTTTAAGCTTGAATTTGGCCGCGATAAGGACAGAAATGTATTACTGGCAGATGAAATCTCACCAGATACTTGCCGTCTTTGGGATGCAGAAACAAAACAAAAGCTTGATAAAGACGTGTTCCGACGTGATTTAGGAAATTTAACAGATGTATATGAAATTATTCTTGCTAGACTTGGAGGAAAATAA
- a CDS encoding PepSY domain-containing protein translates to MKKIILVPALLGVMGIGGIIAVAGGNIVGSADTSVVLTKSQIEKKALAEIEGKITEIVFDKEGLLNVYEVEIVTADAEYDFKFDATSGELLKKRKDDEYHDVKNSNTNASTNTNTESNSTIQEDDGDDWYDDDQYDDDDDQDNLDDRYDDDDHDDDDRYDD, encoded by the coding sequence ATGAAAAAGATTATTTTGGTACCTGCACTATTAGGAGTCATGGGAATAGGAGGCATTATCGCTGTTGCTGGAGGAAATATAGTTGGTTCGGCTGATACTTCTGTAGTATTAACGAAAAGCCAAATCGAGAAAAAAGCATTAGCTGAGATAGAAGGTAAAATTACGGAAATTGTATTCGATAAAGAAGGATTACTAAACGTTTATGAGGTAGAAATAGTAACTGCAGATGCAGAATATGATTTTAAATTCGACGCTACTTCCGGTGAATTGCTAAAGAAAAGAAAAGATGATGAGTATCATGATGTTAAAAACTCTAATACAAATGCATCTACGAATACAAACACAGAGTCAAATAGTACAATTCAAGAAGATGACGGTGACGACTGGTATGATGATGACCAATATGATGATGATGATGATCAGGATAATTTGGATGATCGATATGACGATGACGATCATGATGACGACGATCGATATGATGACTAA